In Acropora muricata isolate sample 2 chromosome 13, ASM3666990v1, whole genome shotgun sequence, the DNA window AATGGGCCTAATTCGTTATTTTTCTGTCATATTGAGATTGTTTAGTTTCTCATCTTGGCATCTTGTAATTCCAAATCTCTTTGCACGTGTTTGTAACTTTACGAATGCAACAAAATCGACTCTCTTGAATTCCAAGCCAGATTTTTTAATCGGAAACGTATCTAAGAATTCCATAGGTTTCATAAATTCTTTTACCCCTTCAAAGTATCAGATAATTATAATTTAATGAACTCCTATGAAGAGAATCAAAATATTGCTTAACATACGTGAATTAacctttgaattttaattaagATGAAATATAGAGTCTAAAATAGCATCCTAGAACACTGAAGCTTCCAAAATGATCTCAAGAAAGCTCTTACTGAAGTCCGTGAGTTATCAAAACTTAgacgtgagaattcgaaaataaaAAGTGTACTTGTATTTCGTCCGAATGCATAGAATGAAATTCTGCTTGCCTTCAAAGATTCAAGTTCCATATTGCTTAAGTTAATTAGTGAGATCTTTTAGCTTCACCATATTGCTTTGTAATGAACAGATCAATAATATATCTTGAAATAAGATACCAACCTCGTTCAGCGAAAAGGCTTTTGATCCAGATCTAGAAAAGGCAAACAAATGGCCAAGACTAGAGGAGCATTAAGTCTGTAATCAAACAAACAGTGCGACAGAAATGCCTTTTTTTGATGATGCTTAAAACAATAGAGATttataaacaacattcctaaaGTCCTGACAGCAAATACCTGCCCAGTTTTAATTCCTCAGGGACAATGAACGGCAAGGAAAACTTTAGCACCAGCAGAAACACCAGTATTTCCTCATGTCAAGTACATTCTACCTTCCTGATGTCTTAAGATGGGATAAATAACTAGATTCTCAATGCAGACTCCATGACAGAAAGCCATCGAAGTGTTTGTACGCGGTTTGTTGACTTAGAAGATTTTATTGGGATAGGTTGAACTTACGATTATTGTAAATGCCAGTTAGCGAACGCCTGAAAAAAATATTGCGAAGGATAATTAATCCGCCACACATCACTTTCTTTCTCAAATATTTCATGAATAATGCAGCTCTCTACTGTAATCACAAAGCTGCAAATTTGGCACATTGGAAATTTCATTGCTACCATCGATTAGAGAGTGCCGTGGTCTGAAATGTAACAGGCGTACTACGCTAAATGCTATTCGTTACTTTATTGAAAGCTATTTTACGGAACAGCCCGCGTTAGAGAAGTGTTTTTATCGATGGCGACTTGGAGGTCTAGGAAAAACCCTATTGTTCACACACTAGGAGTCGAATCTTCTGATGCTCTTCCGTTGACAGCCAAACTAAGTACAGGTTCTaggttgtttttgctgtttaaTTCAAAGATCTAGTGACAAAGGCGTGTTTCTTACCTGGTTCCCGTGAAATCACATGTTGATCATTATTCCACTTTAATTCACGGCCCTTATGCAAAAAAGCACTAACTCGGTTAGTCAAAACTGAGTCGCTGTTGACTTCTTCGATTGCATTTTATTAGGGTCGATGGACTTAAATAATATATTGCAACACTTTAGTTTTTTAAACCGCAGAAGACACTAAATTCTTTTTCCAAGCAAAGAAACGAAACAAAGAGAAAGCCGTCACACGCGTTTTCCCATAATCGAGAGCAACATGCATGAACTTTActcgtttgtttatttatattttattagtTGTTTGAATAGTCTTTGTAGCTGAAAATATCGCTCTAGGGTTTTCTTATCAATATATTTTACATTAGCTTTTCAGTGCCGTAAAGGGATTACTACAACAGAAGGTTAGCTTCGTTTAAAGCCGGGGTTGATATACTAAAGGCCTTTATCGTACCGGAAACAAAAATGCTGCTACGTTGTGAGAGAAACGTAAACACTAGTCTCTCTCAAATGGGGATGTAAAGTTTATAAACTTTATTAAGAAGAGCTGGAATTTATAtcatgttgtttctttttcagtgTTTTTAAATACCATAACTATGATCACAGTGTTCTAAAGGGGCTCGATTCAAGCGCTAGATGGAAGTAGAAAACCAATGGGCACATTCTTTATATCGACGTTTGTGTCGATCTCTGAGATCCCACTGGCTAGCTATACAACCAGCAGCTAACTTGCAAAGGCTCTTGTAACGCAAcgacaatgaaaacaataatgGGGGACAAAACAACAGCCATAGCACACCCTACGGTTAAAGTTACGAGTTATGCTCTTTTTGGCCCTTCTCGGAGGCCTTCTTCAAAAATCTCCCTAAAACACAAGTTAGTTGATAGCTTTTACATAATGAAGAGCTGCAGAAATTGTGAAGGGCGCCAAGACTTTCGTGAAGTCTAAAGAAGTTCCAGTTTTATTTCAATCCATGCTGGAGAAGAGATCACAAAAACTGAACTAGCACTAGGTACTCGCTGCTTGCTTCGTGTATATATTATGTCTTCCGCCTAAATCAATGATTCATTGAGATAGAACCCTCAAAGAGTGCTCTCTTTCTCTCCTCAACCGGTTGGTTATCGAATCTGACGGGATATACATTTGCAAACTTGCTTAATCTCCCCAAACTATTCTTAATAAAAAAGCGACTGTACATAGACATGTCGTTTTCAAAGAATATTCTTAATACTGGTGCTGACATTGTTCCTTCAGACATGTAAATTTATGACTTTAACCAGGGCCTGTATCTAatatgtcttttttttgtttttttggttcaCCTGCTTTTCTACCCAGTAAAAAATACCACGATGTCATTTCTTTTGACTCTCACTTGAAAAATTCAAGAGTCCCAAAAGAGAAAACACTGAGCAATGAAATTATAAGTGACGGAGTCCGATTTTCGATGTCCATTGAGTGTTACGCCCTCTTGCTCCTCAAACCACAACTCTGACTCCGTCGCTAAGTGAGCTGAACCCGGTTCAGTGGCTACATCAGTAATAGCTCCAATAATAAACATTGTACACAACAAATGCTAACGGAAACAAAATACGAGATGCACTGTCAATAACTTCAGCTCTTTTCATCATCCGCTTGCTCCTCAATGTTGTCTCATCAAAGTGTCCATCATCTACCAAAACGCTGTTTGTTTTCGTTGCTCCGTACGCCATTTCAACATCGTCCTGATATCTAGTGCTTTCATCGTTTGGAGTGAACGTTTCAGGAGGACCTCTGTGGGTCCTGGATCCAAAAAAGCAGTTTTTCAACGCCAAGCAGACTCTTGTTCCAAAAGGAGCTCTGCGCTTCTGAAAGGCAATGTAATGAGATTTCAAGAAGAATATTTCGCCCAAACGCGATCAGTCCCAACTCCAATTCAACTGCAATTTGTAGTGACAGTCATCGTGTCAAACGATTCCTACTAAAAGACTTAATAGACGATGGTGAGTGTTGTATGGCACTTAGCATTGTctaatttgtttttaattcgGAAGCACAGGTACCTATGCGTTTTAATCAAACACTGAAAAAGAATAGGATAAGTACCTTTACAACAGCTTTGTCCTCTTGAGTGTCTGCTGCACTTCTTGCAAAGAGAAACACTATCAGGCATTCAATCAAAGAACAGAATACAAAGCTAAACGAAACCAGCAGATACCAGTCCAGTGCCTTTGGATAACTGACTTTAGGGAGGTTACCATTCAGAGAACCAAGAAGGAACATGATGGTCAGAATTGTCGTGATCCCCAGCGCCATTCTGTTACCGATGTCGTCTTTTTCCATCCAGAACACGATCCAGCTCAATACAACCACAAAGATGTTTGGGAAGTAGACTTGAATGAGAAAGTACCCGATGCGTCGGTGAAAGTAGAAGGTGGCAGTGAGAATTGAGAACTTTTCTggaacaacaaagaaaacatcgCATTTTTCTACTTATTGAGATAAATCATCCTTTAGTGCAGATTACAGCACCCagaaaattctttctttttaattgtGGTCTCATTTGCACAGGCATCCTTTCACTTAATGCAACCAGGTGGACCACATGCTGGCATTCGACGATTTTGGTGAGGAGGAAAGccagagtacccggagaaaaccatTGATAGAGTTAGAGCTCGACTGAAACCGAGTCCACGTACTTTGATTATTGGGATGGAGGTCGAATTGATGACCACTACGCCAGTCGGAATTCCGGACCCATGATCATTATTATCGAGTGTGTTAATATCTTAAGGATACTGTGTCGTCAATATTGGCGACATATGTAGTTGTGTTTTCTGGTTCGATACATGTAAGAGTTGTAAAGCACTTTGCTTAAGTGCTGGAAAATGAAAAGGTCCCtgaccccctccccccccccttcGCTTACTGCCTCCTAGATTTCATCGTTGCTGCTATGTACCTCAGCCCCTATGGAGTGCATTAAAACCACGGTTTAAGCTTTGCAAAAGTCAAGAAATCAGATCTTGTAGCATGTTGAGCGATTCCCAAATAAGGTTTCTTTCCAACTGACCTTCTGAAAAGAGTTCAAATTTGGATGATAGGTTGGATCCTTTGTATTCAAACTGAGCCATTTCACTGTTCCCGACCAAAATTTCTGTCTGTCCAGGAAACCACTGGTATACGATTTCCTCCACAGAATGGCCATCTTTGTAATAGAGACACAAAGAGTTTCTCACATTAATGTAAACACATTACTACATCACCCGTCTCGCAACGGTGTGAAAACCTGAGGAACGATAATGACCTTATTCGATAAATGTTGCAGTTCCCCATTGAaagaaacaagaataaaattgaaaagagTAATTACATCAAATTACGGACTTACAACTTccaaatctgaggaaacacgtCTGTGTATCTAGCGGGAATTCTTGCAGATTCATCACACAAGATGCCAGCAGCGTCACCCTAGTACGAACAAGATTTGTGCTCAAGTTCAGTGAGAAGATAATATTGATTATGAtaacgacgatgatgatgatgtagaATACAGTCCCAACTAAGGGGACTGTGGCCCAATTCTGAAACCTGTATTAATATTTTGATGGAAATGTCGGCCACAAATAATGTTATCCTGAATTCCAGAGATGAGAAGAATTCAGATTTTAGCGGAAACCAGAATTCCTAGGGATGAAATCCAGACTTGGAGGGATCATTAAATCATTTCCTGCTCACCCTTTGCTCAGCTCTAGATTTCCGTTTGGTCGGATGTGTGCAAAAGTGTGAGTTTCTTCATTTGGGATCATCATGTTCGATTCACGTGCATTGTAGCAAAAAGGGTCTGGAGTCCAAAGTTTGTCTATGTCTCCTCCGTGTAACGTCAAAGTGCGATTAAACCTTCCTGCAAGGCGCGGATCATTCCAGTATTGACGAAAATAACCATAGACTTTGTACTCCTAGGTAATCAATGGGAGATAACATCAttaacatttttgctttttgttttttgtagcgTTTTGCCTCTAAGGAATAAGCTGCTATGATGTCCTTCTAAGTGAGTGCGATAGAATCCCAGCCCAtaacgaactctgccgatttcgattCGATGTTTCCGTATCTTAGAGACTTAATTCCCCGGAGACGGAGTTTCCTtcggagtattttacagaaatgttgcttagttacatcttcggtCCCATCGAAATATGTATTATGAGTAGTAACAAGAAcggtaagctacatgcagtcgtagactgcctatttttttattattttagaaACTGAACTTGGCTCTCTTGTTTTCTGAGTTACTAACTGAGAGTCTGGCTGTGTTACCGGGTTCTTGATTGACTAAGGACCGACTCAACAACTGATTGACATACTGATTGGCAGACTAAGCCAAGACCTTGACTGCTGGTTGTCTTACAAACCAACAGACTACGACACGCCTTCTTAATTCAATATGACAATGAAATGTTATAGCATAGGAAAATAACAGCTCCATTCACAACTTACCATATTAGCTTCCTCGATGTTTCCGAAGGATTCAACGTACAAAGTACAGTTGATTACAACACGGTCACCCTTTTCTGAAATTTAATATAATACAAAAGGGTAGCATACTAAAAAGAGAAACTTGAAGACAATTCCTTTAACAGACAAGTGATAAAAATAAATCATTTACCAAAGCCAGGGGGCAATGCTTTATCGTATTGCTTAAAAAATTCTGCAAGTGTGTCAGCATCAGCTCTGAAAATAAATACGAATAATTAAAAGCTGTTAGAAGTCACTTCACACAGAACTTGCTCTGTACATCCTTAATTTAACCTCAAAGGCTGCCAAAAGGTAAGCCCTCCTGAGACAACTTAAACGAGCTGGTATCTGTGCAAGTGATCTTGTCTTATTTTACTTTAGTACCATAAGATCGGTTTTAGAATACGCATGTCAAGTATTACAATTCAGCCTTGCGTCTTATTTATCCTTATTCAGAAGTGCTCCTTGTGCATGATTTTTCCTTGTGCAAGCTATAACAGCGTGCGTAAAGAGGCAGGCATCCCCTCTCTTTACGACAGGCGAGCGTCACTattttaattataatttttgcTTCTTGTACATTGTACACGTAATTCAGTCTTCGGACTGTGATTTGTTTTTCTGAGTAACTCTCccaccccccccaaaaaaaaattcttaattaGAAACACCGGAACAATTTTTCAAGAAGCAAATTACTAAAAGTAAGGTTAAGATCTGATACCTACTTGTAAAATGTTAAAAGCACGGCCAAGAGGAGCCAGATATAAAGATCGAGAAGTTTCATTCTTGTAGCTGATACCAAAACAAAAAGTTCAAAATTAAGATGTGGCTTCAAAGCGCCACAGATCCCTCCTTCCTAAAATCCAAAGCACAAACAAGCATGGCACAGACAGACCGTTAAACGCCCAGTTCTCATTTGTTTTCTTGGCTGTGGAGTGTAAAACGGCAATTTTCCCTCCCTGAGGTCTTGTTTTAATTGAACTTTGGTTGAGACGGCTTGGTGTATaaacctctttcataatggcgatcaaatttaagattcttttgttttaacgCTAAtgagcctttctaacctcggtGCCAtgtgcaaaattcaaaagaatatttaaaccaaaatgtgggcagtaggtctaattgACATAAGAAATGAATAGCAAAATAccctgccatttatgaaagtggtctatactGGCATAACTCCTTTGATATAACTCAGATGTCGTCATTAAGATAACATTACGATTTCCTTTATTTGTATTAGCTATTATTGTTTCTGCCAGAGAATTTACAAAAATATTGGATAATATAATATTCTGACATTTCAGACTGCTATCTGGCTTTTGAGATGTCTTTGTTCTCTTCTCGTTACAAAAGAAATTAATTACACCGAATTGTAGAGGTAAATCAGTACGTACTGAAGTAAAATCATGGCATAATTAATATTCATCAAACAATTAAAATCTGACTCGTTATTTTCGTGTCTCGACAAAGTTGTTGATCCAGttgttaaaatattaaaatgctCCCACGGCATGtgcataaaaaaatattttgggcgAGAAACAGTCACGTAAGAAATAGGCCTACCTCCACAAAGATATGGCAAAGTATCTCCTCCTTCTCTCTCACAGGGACTTGATCAGCTAAAGTCTAAAAGTTTTCAAAGGAATGATGGGTGAATGTAGGGGATTGCTATTGAAACAGCATTATTTCAAATGCAAGGGAGGTTATTCCCTGTGTAGTGAGCTGATCTGGTAATGGAAAGTACGCGTTTGTGCGCATTGAGGATATCCATGCAACATGACAAACTAACTAAACAAACTTCTTTTTGGTTGTAAAGAAAACGTCTATCTGCTTCCAAATTTTTGACAATTGAATTGCTTCTTTCATTGGCTGAAATGCCATCAATACCCATCAGTTATGAAAGTCAATAAACCCTGgtattgtaaaatatttatatttgctgatgaaaatacaaactgttgtgaaaaaaatgaaaagaaaatgggtTGAAGTTGAGGAATAATCCGCAATTTGCTCGAACAAAGTATCGTAAGTTAAATATTTCAGATGTCCGAAAATGAATTACATGCTTGATTTTTAGTCAAAACGGCAATGTGCAAGTTTTAACTGTTATTATATGTAAATAAATTCAGTTGCCTAACGTAAAAAGCCACAAGTAACAATAGggtttatttgtattttttcactGGTAAACATGATGGAAGCTGATGAATTTCTCGTTtcaaaggaaactgtggtgctgcgtcggtgggagagatcaaaacaaaaatttggttttatcaaacgagttgataaatgttgaaataccaccgtgaaatatttagaaagctgacatttcgagcgttagcccttcgtcagagcgaatggaagCTGACCGAAAGGAATTGAAATCATCATaatcaaagtgccactatgTACTTCTATATCGCAAGAATCTTGCAACATATCTGATCTACCAAACAAAAGGTTGAAGTGCTACCTTTCcactatttgttttttttaccttaaaagTAGAGATAAtttccaaatatttttcttaaaaaaacgTACTTGAAAAAGCAGTAGAGATCAAATACCTTCCCGAATTAATGCGGTTAACATCGGAAggaaattttcaccattttgaaattgttCAGGTTATATTGACCATGCTGGAATCAAGCGATGAAGAAGGAAAACAGAGCAGAATGCAAACCACAATATGACACGATATACAGGTGTTTTCTAATAATTCAACTATTTGAATTTCTCATTACCTTTCTTTTGTCGATtctgtattttgttttttttgctgtaATTATGAAATCCTACCTATTTGAAATCTATTTGGCAACTAATCAATGCCttcgatttttttttagaatagACAAATCCTGACTTGCTACGAAACGAGGACAAGCATTTAAGCGGCAAGTTGTTACATCTAGGATCTTCAAAGAAAAGGAAGGGTAGCGAGGAGAACTTAAACCGAATGCCTGCCTCACTACAATTAGAGGTTCACTGATGCGGTTGGATGGTGAAAAGCTCTGAGAAAAGGAATTCATTTCTGATCATCGGAAAACCAGATCACTTTAGTCAGGCATTTAGTTTAGGGAAAACATGTTCATCACAGAACGTTATTCTTGATTCCTTCTAGGTCTGAGTTCGTAAAACTGATTGGCGAAAATTTTATATGCAATTTGAAGGCCTTTCACAGGTGACAAGTTTTCGGCATGTTATATTAACAGCTTGAATTTTTCTTCAGACCACTGGGTGATAATACTTAAGCCTTATCATTAAATGATGAACTCACCGGTTGATTACAACATATGTGAAATTTAAATAAATCACTCCCAcagtgataaaaagaaaaactaaaaataaaataaataaaaataagaaaaccgAGACTCACTGGAATTTTAGAGATGCTAAGACTAAGTGCTGATTCTACCAGCAGGTGTTCTTCTGGTTGGGTCGAAGCGAATGAAAATCAGGTCTTTCTTTGTCACTTCACTTGTGTCGTTCCTGTCTAGCCTTTATTCTCAGTCTGTTGTTACAAATGTTCATTAAAACTACTGTTGCATGCAAACTTCTTCAATAAACGAACGAGCCATAAATCTTGAAAGACATATTCATATTGAGAAGTCCATTATCGAATGATTAGACTTTCATTCTCTCGAGTAATGGCTTGAAGAAAAACCTTGACGAAGTTATGAGGAAATGAAGATGGATTTTAAAAGTGGAGACCAAGATATCTCGGTAAGAATGTGTCAAGTACATCGGAAAAAATGTATGGGGAGGACGCTTTCAAAAGGACGGCAAATTCACTGGGGCACGAGCCTACAAATGATCAGTTGCTAAGGATTTTGCGTGCTTTGCGGAGCACAAACAAGAACAATCAACTATTGTTAAGTCCTTTGTCTTCATTTCAAGTCTTTCCTATATTGCC includes these proteins:
- the LOC136895887 gene encoding gamma-aminobutyric acid receptor subunit alpha-5-like isoform X1 encodes the protein MKEVYTPSRLNQSSIKTRPQGGKIAVLHSTAKKTNENWAFNATRMKLLDLYIWLLLAVLLTFYKADADTLAEFFKQYDKALPPGFEKGDRVVINCTLYVESFGNIEEANMEYKVYGYFRQYWNDPRLAGRFNRTLTLHGGDIDKLWTPDPFCYNARESNMMIPNEETHTFAHIRPNGNLELSKGVTLLASCVMNLQEFPLDTQTCFLRFGSYGHSVEEIVYQWFPGQTEILVGNSEMAQFEYKGSNLSSKFELFSEEKFSILTATFYFHRRIGYFLIQVYFPNIFVVVLSWIVFWMEKDDIGNRMALGITTILTIMFLLGSLNGNLPKVSYPKALDWYLLVSFSFVFCSLIECLIVFLFARSAADTQEDKAVVKKRRAPFGTRVCLALKNCFFGSRTHRGPPETFTPNDESTRYQDDVEMAYGATKTNSVLVDDGHFDETTLRSKRMMKRAEVIDSASRILFPLAFVVYNVYYWSYY
- the LOC136895887 gene encoding gamma-aminobutyric acid receptor subunit alpha-5-like isoform X2 gives rise to the protein MKLLDLYIWLLLAVLLTFYKADADTLAEFFKQYDKALPPGFEKGDRVVINCTLYVESFGNIEEANMEYKVYGYFRQYWNDPRLAGRFNRTLTLHGGDIDKLWTPDPFCYNARESNMMIPNEETHTFAHIRPNGNLELSKGVTLLASCVMNLQEFPLDTQTCFLRFGSYGHSVEEIVYQWFPGQTEILVGNSEMAQFEYKGSNLSSKFELFSEEKFSILTATFYFHRRIGYFLIQVYFPNIFVVVLSWIVFWMEKDDIGNRMALGITTILTIMFLLGSLNGNLPKVSYPKALDWYLLVSFSFVFCSLIECLIVFLFARSAADTQEDKAVVKKRRAPFGTRVCLALKNCFFGSRTHRGPPETFTPNDESTRYQDDVEMAYGATKTNSVLVDDGHFDETTLRSKRMMKRAEVIDSASRILFPLAFVVYNVYYWSYY